One part of the Neodiprion virginianus isolate iyNeoVirg1 chromosome 3, iyNeoVirg1.1, whole genome shotgun sequence genome encodes these proteins:
- the LOC124300691 gene encoding uncharacterized protein LOC124300691, protein MMPRKTNIVLNRQSRKMVYEVYCFFKKDAKSDKEALERTSEATKTSVRTVRRIVDEVKKSGLLAVFRTPGKKRSGKKKVTDIDSFDQTVIRRCVHNYHLTNKELPTVEKLREKLKQDIHFTGSESSLRRVLKQLGFRWKKTENNRRLLIEKTNIRFLRIEFLQKIKKFREEGRPIIYTDESYVDSSHASTKAWADGSTQGLKKPISKGQRLVIVHAGSENGFVPNALLLFKAGTKSGDYHDNMNYENYEKWLRSQLMPNLPPNSVVIVDNASYHNKQSELAPTSNTKKADMQKWLRDRDIQYRENMLKPELYNLIKLNKDLHKKFSVDNILAENNHSVLRLPPYHPDLNPIEMAWANIKGYVSSKNVTWNFEKVKELVNEKVAAMGSSEWAKLCKKVKEIEDEYIKSDHVVDVVTEQFIIFADDDSESDSDDDDDEIDDDDETTEPTPGTSSASAGFDIMEGISILPVDDDD, encoded by the coding sequence ATGATGCCACGAAAAACGAACATTGTTTTGAACAGACAAAGTAGAAAAATGGTCTACGaagtttattgtttttttaaaaaagatgCAAAGAGTGATAAAGAAGCGTTGGAGCGGACTTCAGAAGCCACGAAAACTTCTGTTCGCACAGTGCGACGAATTGTGGACGAAGTAAAGAAGTCTGGCTTGCTAGCCGTATTCCGGACTCCCGGTAAAAAAAgatcggggaaaaaaaaggtgaCTGACATTGACAGTTTTGACCAAACGGTAATAAGGAGATGCGTCCATAATTACCATCTTACAAATAAGGAGCTTCCGACCGTAGAAAAGCtacgagaaaaattaaaacaagaCATTCATTTTACCGGATCTGAAAGCAGCTTACGACGAGTTTTAAAACAGTTGGGCTTTCGATggaagaaaacagaaaataatcgAAGGCTGctaattgaaaaaactaaTATTCGGTTCCTTAGGATTGAATTcctacaaaaaattaaaaagtttaGGGAAGAAGGTAGGCCCATCATATACACCGATGAGTCTTATGTGGACTCATCTCATGCTAGCACCAAGGCTTGGGCAGATGGATCAACCCAAGGTTTGAAAAAACCAATATCAAAAGGGCAGCGCCTTGTTATTGTCCACGCAGGATCCGAGAACGGCTTTGTGCCTAATGCACTGCTTTTATTTAAAGCCGGCACGAAGTCTGGAGATTATCATGATAAtatgaattatgaaaattatgaaaaatggCTGCGTTCCCAACTTATGCCAAATCTGCCACCGAATTCGGTTGTGATCGTCGATAACGCCTCGTATCACAATAAACAGAGTGAGTTGGCCCCCACATCCAATACGAAAAAAGCAGATATGCAGAAGTGGCTCCGAGATAGAGACattcaatatcgcgaaaatatgttaaaaccggagttatataatttaataaaattaaataaagacctgcacaaaaaattcagcgtgGACAACATTCTGGCTGAAAATAACCATTCCGTTCTCCGTTTGCCGCCATATCATCCTGATCTGAATCCTATTGAGATGGCATGGGCAAATATAAAAGGATATGTCAGCAGTAAAAATGTGACgtggaattttgaaaaggtGAAAGAGCTGGTGAACGAGAAAGTTGCTGCAATGGGTTCTAGCGAATGGGCAAAACTCtgtaaaaaagtgaaagaaattgaagatgAGTATATTAAAAGTGATCATGTGGTGGACGTGGTCACTGAACAGTTTATTATTTTCGCTGATGACGACAGTGAAAGTGACagcgacgatgacgatgatgaaattgatgatgatgatgaaacaACTGAACCAACCCCTGGCACCAGCTCGGCTTCGGCTGGTTTCGACATAATGGAAGGCATATCTATCCTCCCAGTTGATGACGATGATTAG